From Oryzias latipes chromosome 18, ASM223467v1:
ataaatctgcttgtttgttttgtaatgtttgGCTGTTAGAAAATACTCTTAGGCAAGttttttcctatttatttttccagctcttttactttgaagtttTCAGACTCTTTAATTAAGTGTGTGtatggtttttgttgtttcaggTCAAGGTGTGGTTCCAAAATCGTCGGACCAAACAGAAAAAGGACACAACCAAGGATTCCGACAAACGTTCTTCCTCCACGTCCGAGTCTTTGGCCACTTGCAACATCCTCCGCCTCTTGGAGCAGGGCCGGCTCCTGTCAGGACCCGCCCCGCCTCCAAACTCTCTACTGGGGCCTCCAGCTCACCCAGCCAATGGCTCCCTGCTCAGCAGTCCAGGTGGGGGCTCCTCCACCTCCCCTggcatcagcagcagcacccCTCCCAGCTCCCTGCCAGGCGGGACATTTGGACTTTCCCTTCCCTCTCTGGGCGGCACTCCGCCATCACCGAGGCTGGGAGTCCCACCACCACACTCCCTCTGCTTTTCCATGCCGCTCCTGGGGGGAGCCCATCACGAACTGACCTCCTCATATGGCTGCGGTTCCTCTGCCTTTGAGCCATACATGCGGCTGGACAGGAAGGAGGCAGATCTAGGCGGGAAGAAGACAGTCTCCTAAACAGGAAGTTCCTGTTTTAGCTTCCTCCCTGTCACCCTGTCAAGAGGGCACCTTGGAGCACGACGATGCTCTGGTTGCTTTCTCACAGCACCATTTTGTGCCACAGCACTGTTTAGTACACTGTCACAAAATGGTGAAAAGGACTTGATGGAAAGGGACAGTTCCACTCATccacattacaaaaaaacaaatttttttgaagatttgctgtgtgtgtttgttgcagacaaatgtttttatcaCCACTGTCAGCACAGTGGCTTTAAGTGACTCTTCACTTTGTGTCTAGTGAGTTTGTCTGTCTGATTTCTCTCTACAGGCCTTCATTTACTGTtcagggagaagaaaaaaaatacttgacaagaatatttcagaaaaaaacccagaaagacGTCTGAATGAGAGGGGAGGTCTTTCAACCACAGCAGTATGTCCACATTTCTATACCTGTTCccgtggccatgttggattttaTTTGGTGTGCTATCACAatagaaacaaacaagaaaaaaaaaaaagactcgtAGCATTTTAATATCAGTCTGTTTGGTGTCCAGCTG
This genomic window contains:
- the vax2 gene encoding ventral anterior homeobox 2 — protein: MFDQATTMGDGSHRCGPNPLCPDRIESKCRTEIGGRSPVQSSTDTPGTSASTPTSSSEDGHDKLLGVDPDYCRRILVRDAKGTIREIVLPKGLDLDRPKRTRTSFTAEQLYRLELEFQRCQYVVGRERTELARQLNLSETQVKVWFQNRRTKQKKDTTKDSDKRSSSTSESLATCNILRLLEQGRLLSGPAPPPNSLLGPPAHPANGSLLSSPGGGSSTSPGISSSTPPSSLPGGTFGLSLPSLGGTPPSPRLGVPPPHSLCFSMPLLGGAHHELTSSYGCGSSAFEPYMRLDRKEADLGGKKTVS